The following are encoded together in the Girardinichthys multiradiatus isolate DD_20200921_A chromosome X, DD_fGirMul_XY1, whole genome shotgun sequence genome:
- the LOC124862981 gene encoding sterol regulatory element-binding protein 2-like — MDPGEYVSPMETMDSTLAELGDEFTLGDIDEMLQFVSNQVGDFQDMFEDQMTTPASLQSGVSGSAQRLAIQTPPTPQTPNSTAFQTSTMGLAPSQTLSPQSIPLTPPLTPAQTPSPNTPPLVQQQLNRSPPLLQPRPQVVQPIQPQLQHTPQAAIQMHTQGVALQTQHFPVHTLVQTHTQTPLPIQTQAPQTVMIASNGAQSRFIQNPVICHQSPASGFQVLQPQVQSIMTSQQLQPVTIQHQRVLTPTGQTIQTLSTAPTAVHTMQQQMQQVPVLVQQPQILKTDSLVLTTLKPDGTQLLSTMQSPAGITTLTTPLQNTALQVPTLMGTNILTTVPVMMGGGDRLPIKQLQHGSITCTNAARPSMEQSPVSAAVAGQGVVVKEGERRTTHNIIEKRYRSSINDKIMELRDLVMGNDTKMHKSGVLRKAIDYIKYLQQVNHKLRQENLTLKMANQKNKPVIVSEDMELKQEGVLMSPPASDSGSSSPHQFSPYCVDSEPGSPLLDHHQVKSEPDSPSTVGVMDRSRLLLCALTFFCLSLNPLPSLLGSEDPENPGLTAAHVPSRTLVWFPTHTQDFGSWLRCLLPWVIVWVLSGVGALWGCVRVLYLWEPVTPLHSPKSVSFWRHRKQADLHLNRGDYTAAMASLETCLSVLTRALPSSRLDLVCSLSWNFIRYCLHRPVPFGWLVHQVGGKYEGEEAKMSAKDAALVYHQLSQLQLTGKLPQRSSLWALSLSLSAVNLSESAQGKMAPAQFAQIYVTAATALRTVLGHHLTFLSGYLIGCAESVANQSETKQIPDCLRWLFTPLGRQFFLSCDWSVKSDSIDEVFTSQRDPADPIAQLHQCFCRKLLERAVHTLIQPQSDSDAGGCKNNLGEFSSALEFLELLNSCTEDSPSPPTPFSTPPSHTTNSVGDPVSRWWALVLKAAVHWLQGDDVAVRSLLAEAERMPRALLMLDHPLPKAVLLLCKVVQMSLSTLKGDGVVACLSHCDRASGYLRSSISVPLAQSGNWLNKGVELLVCDLLLTLRTSLWQRGGSSNGEPGPAPGSQLAGFQRDLSALRRLTQCYRQAQHKVFLHETTVRLIAGASPTRTHQLLEHNLRRRTHSSYSADGECIVGERERAHAILLACRHLPMPLLTPPGHRARLLAEAKRTLERVGDRRSVQDCQQILLRLSGGTTIAAS; from the exons AGATGCTGCAGTTTGTTAGTAACCAGGTGGGGGACTTCCAGGACATGTTTGAGGACCAGATGACCACACCAGCCTCCCTACAAAGCGGCGTCAGTGGCTCTGCCCAGCGGCTGGCGATTCAAACCCCGCCAACTCCCCAGACCCCAAACAGCACTGCTTTCCAGACTTCCACCATGGGCCTCGCCCCATCCCAGACACTGTCTCCTCAGTCTATACCTCTTACGCCTCCCCTCACCCCTGCACAGACCCCCTCCCCCAACACTCCTCCCTTAGTGCAGCAGCAGTTGAACCGCAGCCCTCCATTGCTTCAGCCACGGCCTCAGGTGGTCCAGCCCATCCAGCCTCAACTTCAGCATACTCCCCAGGCGGCCATCCAG ATGCACACCCAGGGGGTTGCATTGCAGACCCAACACTTCCCGGTCCACACCCTGGTTCAGACCCACACCCAGACGCCCCTGCCCATCCAGACACAAGCACCCCAAACCGTGATGATTGCTTCCAACGGGGCGCAGTCTCGCTTTATCCAGAACCCAGTCATCTGCCATCAGAGTCCCGCTTCTGGTTTCCAAG TACTCCAGCCACAAGTGCAGAGCATCATGACATCACAACAACTGCAGCCAGTCACCATTCAGCATCAGCGTGTTCTGACCCCAACAGGTCAAACTATCCAGACTCTCTCTACAGCGCCTACTGCTGTCCACACCATGCAGCAGCAGATGCAACAAGTTCCG GTTTTGGTCCAGCAGCCTCAGATTCTTAAGACAGACTCACTGGTTCTCACAACGCTCAAACCAGATGGGACTCAGCTGTTGTCCACCATGCAGAGCCCTGCAGGAATCACCACCCTGACCACACCCCTCCAGAACACAGCGTTACAAGTCCCG ACTCTGATGGGCACCAACATTCTGACCACAGTTCCTGTTATGATGGGCGGAGGAGACAGGCTGCCCATCAAACAGCTCCAGCACGGCTCCATCACTTGCACTAACGCTGCCAGACCAAGTATGGAGCAGAGCCCAGTGTCAGCAGCAGTGGCAGGGCAAGGAGTAGTGGTAAAGGAGGGCGAAAGGAGGACAACCCACAACATCATCGAGAAGAGATACAGGTCCTCCATCAACGATAAGATCATGGAGCTCAGAGACCTCGTCATGGGCAACGACACAAAG ATGCACAAGTCAGGAGTGCTGAGGAAAGCTATTGACTACATAAAGTACCTGCAGCAGGTCAACCACAAACTACGACAAGAGAACCTCACCCTCAAGATGGCCAACCAGAAGAACA AGCCTGTGATCGTGTCAGAAGACATGGAGCTCAAACAGGAGGGAGTGTTGATGTCCCCTCCGGCCTCAGATTCCGGCTCCAGCTCCCCACACCAGTTCTCTCCGTACTGTGTCGACTCTGAGCCGGGAAGCCCCTTACTGGATCACCATCAG GTGAAGAGCGAGCCAGATTCTCCCTCCACGGTGGGAGTGATGGATCGTTCACGGCTGCTTCTGTGCGCCCTGACGTTCTTCTGCCTGTCTCTAAACCCACTGCCCTCTTTGCTGGGCTCAGAGGACCCAGAAAACCCCGGCCTGACAGCAGCCCACGTCCCATCTCGTACACTTGTCTGGTTTCCAACTCACACACAGGACTTTG GTTCTTGGCTGCGCTGCCTCTTACCGTGGGTGATCGTTTGGGTCCTGAGTGGAGTGGGGGCGCTGTGGGGCTGTGTCAGGGTGCTGTACCTGTGGGAGCCTGTAACACCCCTTCACTCGCCCAAATCTGTGTCCTTCTGGAGGCACCGCAAACAAGCAGACCTACATCTCAACAGG GGAGATTACACAGCAGCGATGGCCAGCTTAGAGACTTGTCTCTCCGTCTTGACAAGAGCTCTTCCCTCAAGCCGTCTGGACCTGGTTTGTTCCCTCTCCTGGAATTTCATCCGCTACTGTCTGCATCGTCCAGTGCCTTTTGGCTGGCTGGTCCACCAGGTTGGGGGGAAGTACGAGGGAGAAGAGGCAAAGATGAGTGCGAAAGATGCAGCGTTGGTTTATCATCAGCTGAGCCAGCTGCAGCTCACAG GAAAGTTGCCTCAGCGCAGCAGCCTGTGGGCTTTGTCTCTGTCTCTGAGTGCTGTCAACCTCAGCGAGAGTGCCCAAGGCAAGATGGCCCCAGCTCAGTTTGCTCAGATTTATGTCACTGCAGCAACAGCCCTGCGCACCGTCCTGGGTCACCATCTCACTTTTCTGTCT GGATACCTTATTGGTTGTGCTGAGAGCGTGGCCAACCAGTCGGAGACCAAGCAGATCCCCGACTGTCTGCGCTGGCTCTTCACTCCCCTGGGGCGTCAGTTTTTCCTAAGCTGTGATTGGTCGGTGAAATCAGACAGCAtcgatgaagtgtttacttctCAAAGAGACCCAG CCGACCCCATCGCCCAGCTGCACCAGTGTTTCTGCAGGAAGCTTTTGGAAAGAGCCGTTCACACACTCATCCAGCCGCAGAGCGACTCTGATGCAGGCGGCTGCAAGAACAACTTGGG GGAATTCTCCAGTGCCCTGGAGTTTCTAGAGTTGTTGAACAGCTGCACTGAAGACTCTCCTTCCCCTCCAACCCCCTTCTCAACTCCTCCCAGTCACACCACCAATTCAG TGGGCGACCCGGTGAGTCGCTGGTGGGCTCTGGTCCTGAAGGCTGCTGTTCATTGGCTGCAGGGTGATGATGTTGCAGTGAGATCCCTTTTGGCAGAAGCAGAGCGAATGCCGAGGGCTCTGCTCATGCTCGA CCACCCTCTGCCCAAAGCTGTGCTCCTGCTCTGTAAGGTGGTTCAGATGAGCCTGTCTACTCTGAAAGGAGACGGAGTGGTGGCCTGCCTCTCTCACTGTGACAGAGCCAGTGGCTACCTGCGCTCCAGCATCTCCGTGCCACTCGCCCAGTCTGGGAACTGGCTCAACAAG GGGGTGGAGCTTCTTGTTTGTGATCTACTGCTGACATTAAGGACCAGTTTATGGCAGCGAGGAGGCAGCAGTAACGGAGAACCTGGTCCAGCTCCTGGATCCCAGTTGGCCGGTTTCCAGAGGGACCTAAGCGCCCTCAGGAGGCTCACCCAGTGCTACAGACAGGCACAGCACAAG GTTTTCCTTCATGAGACCACGGTGCGACTGATAGCTGGAGCCAGTCCAACAAGGACCCACCAGCTACTGGAGCACAACCTGCGGCGCAGGACACACAGCTCCTATTCAGCCG ACGGTGAGTGCATTGTAGGTGAGAGGGAGAGAGCTCACGCCATTCTTCTCGCCTGCCGCCACCTGCCCATGCCTCTGCTGACCCCGCCGGGCCACAGAGCTCGCCTGCTGGCCGAAGCCAAGCGCACCCTAGAACGAGTGGGGGACCGTCGGTCGGTGCAGGACTGTCAACAGATTTTGCTGCGCCTCAGCGGGGGCACCACCATAGCTGCTTCCTAA
- the LOC124863208 gene encoding nucleolar protein 12-like: MRNQKHNNAALKKAKFKPGSKKRENKCVVMFDDKDRQDYLTGFHKRKLERRKAAVVELKKKIKEEQNRVREERHKEYVKMLKEREEALADAEDELEDAVISTTESVQYDHPNHTVTVTTICDLDLSGPHLLGPAASDSGGENEDKDKEEQVKRHAMPKKPRDMIMNKKIRSLTTALSTCTSKRKRKGKQEGRDRRGRRTDKRPGVTEGVHRGGRTSKKQRRRQTGKKMHHLD, translated from the exons ATGAGAAACCAAAAACATAACAATGCCGCGTTAAAAAAGGCCAAATTCAAGCCTGGTTcgaagaaaagagaaaacaaatgcGTCGTGATGTTTGACGACAAAGACAGACA GGACTATCTGACTGGTTTCCATAAGCGAAAGCTAGAAAGGAGGAAAGCAGCGGTGGtagaattaaaaaagaaaataaaggaagaGCAGAACAGGGTCAGAGAAGAa cGCCATAAGGAATATGTGAAGATGCTGAAGGAGAGGGAAGAAGCTCTTG CCGATGCCGAAGATGAGCTTGAAGATGCAGTAATCAGCACCACAGAGTCCGTTCAATACGATCACCCAAACCACACCGTTACCGTGACAACCATTTGTGATCTAGACCTCTCAGGACCTCACTTGCTCGGCCCAGCTGCAAGTGAT TCTGGTGGAGAGAATGAGGACAAAGATAAGGAGGAGCAAGTAAAAAGGCATGCGATGCCAAAAAAGCCAAGGGATATGATCATGAACAAAAA GATCCGCTCCCTTACGACAGCGCTCAGCACATGCACCAGCAAGCGGAAGAGGAAAGGGAAGCAGGAAGGTCGAGACAGACGAGGACGTCGGACAGACAAAAGACCTGGTGTCACAGAGGGTGTACACAGAGGCGGGAGGACCAGCAAGAAGCAGAGACGTAGACAGACGGGGAAGAAGATGCATCATCTAGACTAA